One segment of Curtobacterium sp. MR_MD2014 DNA contains the following:
- a CDS encoding Rne/Rng family ribonuclease: MVEQNTDNPNNEEVAPKRRGRLFGSRRARSTGQEARGDVDTDTSDIETVAVTDDAPTDETAAVDGPVAPDDTSTDSAATDAEATDTEATDTEATGSAPTTPEPTTPASTDTATADDAVEVAVEHVTAAAAEPQDVSTVTGSQPVVEASSDGGAAGTESSTVADAPAATTAADPDGATTADDASTAVATDAVEVGGASRPEPASAPEADEPFVPKATSTLSLIFHAPVLPDLPALPARAARDEDDDEDDEQGGSRRRSRRRGSSADRQERGVREPRDHQEPRRREPELITEPQRIKGSTRLEAKKQRRRDGRDAGRRRTVITEDEFLARRESVDRQMIVRSSSSKIEIGVLEDNVLAEHYVTKSHNVSLIGNVYLGKVQNVLPSMEAAFVDIGRGRNAVLYAGEVDWNSVDTGNHGRRIEAALKPGDKVLVQVTKDPVGHKGARLTSQVSLPGRYLVYVPNGSMNGISRKLPDTERARLKKILKEVLPEHAGVIVRTAAEGATEEQLTRDVQRLTSQWDAIQKKVQNGHAPVMLHSEPDLLVKIVRDVFNEDFTKLIIDGEAARGTIEEYLDAVAPDLKDRVEIYDGPDSFEEYRLNEQIEKALDRKVWLPSGGSLVIDRTEAMTVVDVNTGKFVGSGGNLEETVTKNNLEAAEEIVRQLRLRDIGGIIVIDFIDMVLESNRDLVLRRLVECLSRDRTKHQVAEVTSLGLVQMTRKKIGVGLRESLDEVNAKVNDNNADPGPSKGRRKGRGNGGSTGGNGNGNGQGGNGHGGNGGSGNGGSGNGSTGQSSQAHQITEDVKNALSRIAASTLPHDEASSGEPVTGVASPRGGAATPDPEVAVSASADAPASGPSPVSAPERGAEDAGGAGNRDGEQSSGSKRRRRRGGRGAGSAAPEQRGTDEQDAEQHGGEQRGSAVRDTDEAVQHRSGRAGSAGAQETPSQGSAPEPSAQEAAPAKTAPTRRRVSSSAPVTPTENTVAILDIPVAVTKREPRPVRDDAESLLDSVLQALPEPKQPGQGRSRSRRVSSPSISAPASSDDDGQDDGAVIVGN; encoded by the coding sequence ATGGTGGAGCAGAACACCGACAACCCGAACAACGAAGAAGTCGCACCGAAGCGCCGTGGCCGCCTGTTCGGCAGCCGTCGCGCCCGGTCCACCGGCCAGGAGGCCCGTGGTGACGTCGACACCGACACCAGCGACATCGAGACGGTCGCCGTGACCGACGACGCGCCGACCGACGAGACCGCTGCGGTCGACGGACCGGTCGCCCCGGACGACACGTCGACGGACAGCGCCGCGACGGATGCCGAAGCGACGGACACCGAAGCGACGGACACCGAAGCGACGGGCAGCGCGCCGACGACCCCCGAGCCGACGACCCCTGCGTCGACGGACACGGCGACGGCGGACGACGCCGTCGAGGTCGCGGTCGAGCACGTCACGGCCGCCGCGGCGGAGCCCCAGGACGTCTCGACGGTCACGGGCAGCCAGCCCGTCGTCGAGGCGTCGTCGGACGGCGGTGCAGCCGGCACCGAGAGCAGCACGGTCGCGGACGCACCCGCTGCGACCACAGCGGCCGACCCGGACGGGGCGACCACGGCGGACGACGCGTCCACCGCGGTGGCGACCGACGCGGTCGAGGTGGGCGGTGCCTCCCGGCCGGAGCCGGCATCTGCCCCCGAGGCGGACGAGCCCTTCGTGCCGAAGGCGACCAGCACCCTCAGCCTGATCTTCCACGCGCCGGTCCTGCCGGACCTGCCGGCCCTGCCGGCGCGCGCTGCGCGTGACGAGGACGACGACGAGGACGACGAGCAGGGCGGCAGCCGCCGTCGCTCGCGTCGTCGGGGGAGCAGTGCCGACCGCCAGGAGCGCGGTGTCCGTGAGCCGCGCGACCACCAGGAGCCGCGCCGCCGCGAGCCGGAGCTCATCACCGAGCCGCAGCGCATCAAGGGATCCACCCGCCTCGAGGCGAAGAAGCAGCGTCGCCGCGACGGCCGTGACGCCGGTCGTCGTCGCACGGTCATCACCGAGGACGAGTTCCTCGCGCGCCGCGAGAGCGTCGACCGCCAGATGATCGTCCGGTCGAGCTCGTCGAAGATCGAGATCGGCGTGCTCGAGGACAACGTCCTCGCGGAGCACTACGTCACCAAGTCGCACAACGTCTCGCTCATCGGGAACGTCTACCTCGGCAAGGTGCAGAACGTGCTGCCCTCGATGGAGGCGGCCTTCGTCGACATCGGCCGCGGTCGGAACGCCGTGCTCTACGCGGGCGAGGTGGACTGGAACTCGGTCGACACCGGCAACCACGGCCGACGCATCGAGGCCGCGCTCAAGCCCGGGGACAAGGTCCTCGTGCAGGTCACCAAGGACCCGGTCGGGCACAAGGGTGCCCGTCTGACCTCGCAGGTCTCGCTGCCGGGTCGATACCTGGTCTACGTGCCGAACGGCTCCATGAACGGCATCTCGCGCAAGCTGCCGGACACCGAGCGCGCGCGCCTGAAGAAGATCCTCAAGGAGGTCCTTCCGGAGCACGCGGGCGTCATCGTCCGCACCGCTGCCGAGGGCGCGACCGAGGAACAGCTCACGCGCGACGTGCAGCGTCTGACCAGCCAGTGGGACGCGATCCAGAAGAAGGTGCAGAACGGGCACGCCCCGGTCATGCTGCACTCGGAGCCGGACCTGCTCGTCAAGATCGTGCGTGACGTCTTCAACGAGGACTTCACGAAGCTGATCATCGACGGCGAGGCCGCGCGCGGCACGATCGAGGAGTACCTCGACGCCGTGGCGCCCGACCTCAAGGACCGCGTCGAGATCTACGACGGCCCGGACTCGTTCGAGGAGTACCGCCTCAACGAGCAGATCGAGAAGGCCCTGGACCGCAAGGTCTGGCTGCCCTCGGGCGGCTCGCTCGTGATCGACCGCACCGAGGCCATGACGGTCGTCGACGTCAACACCGGCAAGTTCGTCGGCTCCGGCGGCAACCTCGAGGAGACCGTCACCAAGAACAACCTCGAGGCGGCCGAGGAGATCGTCCGACAGCTCCGCCTGCGCGACATCGGCGGCATCATCGTCATCGACTTCATCGACATGGTGCTCGAGTCGAACCGCGACCTGGTGCTGCGTCGTCTCGTCGAGTGCCTGAGCCGCGACCGCACGAAGCACCAGGTGGCCGAGGTCACCTCGCTCGGCCTCGTGCAGATGACCCGCAAGAAGATCGGTGTCGGGCTGCGTGAGTCGCTCGACGAGGTCAACGCCAAGGTCAACGACAACAACGCGGACCCCGGGCCCTCGAAGGGGCGCCGCAAGGGCCGCGGCAACGGCGGCTCGACCGGTGGCAACGGCAACGGCAACGGCCAGGGAGGCAACGGGCACGGTGGCAACGGCGGCTCGGGCAACGGGGGCTCCGGCAACGGGTCGACCGGCCAGTCGTCGCAGGCGCACCAGATCACCGAGGACGTCAAGAACGCGCTGTCCCGCATCGCGGCCTCGACCCTGCCCCACGACGAGGCGTCGTCCGGCGAACCGGTGACCGGCGTGGCTTCGCCGCGCGGCGGTGCGGCGACCCCGGACCCCGAGGTCGCGGTCTCCGCCTCGGCCGATGCACCAGCGTCCGGTCCGTCGCCGGTGTCCGCGCCGGAGCGTGGCGCGGAGGACGCCGGGGGTGCGGGCAACCGTGACGGCGAGCAGTCGTCCGGGTCGAAGCGCCGCCGCCGTCGTGGCGGTCGTGGTGCCGGCAGTGCTGCACCCGAGCAGCGCGGTACCGACGAGCAGGATGCCGAACAGCACGGCGGCGAGCAGCGCGGGTCCGCCGTGCGCGACACCGACGAGGCCGTCCAGCACCGTTCCGGCCGCGCGGGCTCCGCTGGCGCACAGGAGACCCCTTCGCAGGGGTCCGCTCCCGAGCCGTCCGCGCAGGAGGCTGCTCCGGCGAAGACCGCGCCGACACGTCGCCGCGTGAGCTCGAGCGCTCCCGTCACCCCGACCGAGAACACCGTCGCGATCCTCGACATCCCGGTGGCCGTGACCAAGCGTGAGCCGCGTCCGGTCCGGGACGACGCGGAGTCGCTCCTCGACTCCGTGCTGCAGGCCCTCCCGGAGCCGAAGCAGCCGGGGCAGGGCCGATCGCGGTCGCGCCGTGTGTCGTCGCCGAGCATCAGCGCACCGGCGTCCTCGGACGACGACGGGCAGGACGACGGCGCCGTGATCGTGGGGAACTGA
- a CDS encoding DsbA family protein, with protein sequence MTNNDRPTKNERRQHAREVARQRADAEKRRKRRNKWFLQGGIGLGIVAVAAIIAIVVVNVNSGGTTSAAGPKNMVTGGIQFTGGDGKITPVTTGAVSADGTPSPVATADSDGKVKVVEYVDWACPVCKQFEGAYADQITDFVKNGQATLEIHPVSILDRSYLGSRYASRAANAAMCVANYAPDKFLDVQTQFFEKQPEEGTKGLTNAEIADLVKAGGATGSDVSECLSNETYKGWVTKITNQVTSDPAVAGPQGFGTPTILVNGQRVSTLTDVVPTIEAAAK encoded by the coding sequence ATGACGAACAACGACCGTCCCACGAAGAACGAGCGTCGCCAGCACGCCCGTGAGGTCGCCCGCCAGCGGGCCGACGCCGAGAAGCGCCGCAAGCGCCGCAACAAGTGGTTCCTGCAGGGCGGCATCGGCCTGGGCATCGTGGCCGTCGCGGCGATCATCGCGATCGTCGTGGTGAACGTGAACAGCGGGGGCACCACCTCCGCCGCCGGCCCGAAGAACATGGTCACCGGTGGCATCCAGTTCACCGGCGGCGACGGCAAGATCACCCCCGTCACGACCGGAGCGGTCTCGGCGGACGGCACCCCGTCCCCGGTCGCCACGGCCGACAGCGACGGCAAGGTCAAGGTCGTCGAGTACGTCGACTGGGCCTGCCCGGTCTGCAAGCAGTTCGAGGGCGCCTACGCCGACCAGATCACCGACTTCGTGAAGAACGGTCAGGCGACGCTCGAGATCCACCCGGTGTCGATCCTCGACCGCAGCTACCTCGGCTCGCGCTACGCCAGCCGTGCCGCGAACGCCGCGATGTGCGTCGCGAACTACGCGCCGGACAAGTTCCTCGACGTGCAGACGCAGTTCTTCGAGAAGCAGCCGGAGGAGGGCACGAAGGGCCTGACCAACGCCGAGATCGCCGACCTGGTGAAGGCCGGCGGGGCCACCGGCTCCGACGTGTCCGAGTGCCTGTCGAACGAGACGTACAAGGGCTGGGTCACGAAGATCACGAACCAGGTCACCTCGGACCCGGCGGTCGCCGGTCCCCAGGGCTTCGGCACGCCGACGATCCTGGTGAACGGGCAGCGTGTGAGCACCCTCACCGACGTCGTCCCGACCATCGAGGCCGCCGCGAAGTAG
- a CDS encoding vitamin K epoxide reductase family protein, with protein sequence MSTSATTPRRPVAMAVFLIVTGAVGLFAAFNLVLDEFAKYENPSKALSCDVSPFVNCSQVMTSWQGSLFGFPNPLLGVMGFVAPIAVGVMLLAGMRNGHRWFWVLFNAGVFLAWVFVTWLFTQTVWVIGYLCPWCLLVWTVTIPMFWIFTTWNAAQGRFGAGLQRVGRSLLPYSWALVLANYAVIVVSILIVFPRVLTTLPF encoded by the coding sequence GTGAGCACGAGCGCAACCACGCCCCGCCGCCCGGTCGCGATGGCGGTCTTCCTCATCGTCACCGGAGCAGTCGGCCTCTTCGCCGCGTTCAACCTGGTGCTGGACGAGTTCGCGAAGTACGAGAACCCGTCGAAGGCACTCAGCTGCGACGTCAGCCCGTTCGTGAACTGCTCGCAGGTGATGACGAGCTGGCAGGGCTCCCTGTTCGGGTTCCCGAACCCGCTCCTCGGCGTGATGGGCTTCGTCGCCCCGATCGCCGTCGGGGTGATGCTGCTCGCCGGGATGCGGAACGGTCACCGCTGGTTCTGGGTGCTGTTCAACGCCGGGGTGTTCCTGGCGTGGGTGTTCGTCACCTGGCTCTTCACGCAGACCGTCTGGGTCATCGGCTACCTGTGCCCCTGGTGCCTGCTGGTGTGGACCGTGACGATCCCGATGTTCTGGATCTTCACGACCTGGAACGCGGCGCAGGGACGCTTCGGCGCCGGGCTCCAGCGGGTCGGGCGCTCGCTGCTGCCCTACTCGTGGGCGCTCGTGCTGGCGAACTACGCCGTGATCGTGGTCAGCATCCTCATCGTGTTCCCCCGCGTGCTCACGACGCTCCCGTTCTGA